The Flavobacterium commune genome contains a region encoding:
- a CDS encoding NADP-dependent oxidoreductase: MKAFVINKYSKKEGLQFANVAIPEVKEHDVLVEVHASGLNLLDSKIKSGEFKLILPYKLPLILGHDVAGVITKVGKNVTKYKVGDAVYARVADFRIGTLAEFIAVDEKDVALKPKNISIEEAASIPLVALTAWQALVETAKLQKGQKVFIQAGSGGVGTIAIQLAKHLGATVATTASEKSFEMLKNLGADVLIDYKTQDFENILKEYDLVLNSQDATTLEKSLRIVKPGGKVISISGPPTADFAKAIGAPWFVKIILSLLSSGIRKKAAKLGVNYSFLFMKADGAQLSQITSLIESGAIKPVLDKTFPFEQTNDALAYVESGRAKGKVVVRVK; the protein is encoded by the coding sequence ATGAAAGCATTTGTCATTAATAAATACAGCAAAAAAGAAGGTTTACAGTTTGCTAATGTAGCTATTCCTGAAGTGAAAGAGCATGATGTTCTGGTAGAAGTACATGCTTCGGGTTTGAATCTTTTGGACTCTAAAATAAAGTCGGGAGAATTCAAACTGATTTTGCCTTATAAGCTTCCACTAATTTTAGGACACGATGTAGCAGGAGTGATTACTAAGGTGGGAAAAAATGTAACAAAGTATAAAGTAGGTGATGCCGTTTATGCCAGAGTTGCTGATTTTCGCATAGGTACACTTGCCGAATTTATTGCTGTAGATGAAAAGGATGTAGCTTTAAAACCAAAGAATATTTCCATCGAAGAAGCGGCGTCCATACCATTAGTAGCTTTAACCGCCTGGCAGGCTCTTGTTGAAACTGCAAAGCTTCAAAAAGGACAAAAAGTATTTATTCAGGCAGGTTCGGGTGGTGTGGGAACTATCGCCATTCAGTTAGCAAAACATTTGGGAGCTACTGTAGCTACTACGGCCAGTGAAAAAAGTTTTGAAATGCTTAAAAACCTTGGAGCAGATGTTCTAATTGATTATAAAACACAAGATTTTGAAAATATTTTAAAGGAGTATGATTTGGTATTGAATAGTCAGGATGCCACTACTTTAGAAAAATCATTGCGAATTGTAAAACCGGGAGGAAAAGTAATCTCTATTTCCGGACCGCCTACAGCTGATTTTGCAAAGGCAATTGGAGCACCTTGGTTTGTCAAAATCATCTTGTCACTGCTAAGTTCCGGAATTCGTAAAAAAGCGGCAAAGCTGGGCGTGAACTATTCTTTTCTTTTTATGAAAGCTGACGGTGCACAACTAAGCCAAATTACATCCCTTATCGAATCGGGAGCTATAAAGCCTGTTTTAGATAAGACTTTCCCATTTGAACAAACGAATGATGCTTTAGCTTATGTTGAAAGTGGTCGTGCCAAAGGAAAAGTAGTGGTTAGAGTAAAGTAA
- a CDS encoding SDR family oxidoreductase gives MNLKGKRILITGGASGIGLEAAKQFLALGAKVIITGRNQEKLDAAKKLYPQLTAIQSDAANADEALLLFDKVKAMGGIDILYNNAGVGVPPLNLGLTNEKHLEGAIYEMDVNYFGVIRLNNLFLDMLKSRKESAIINTSSILSYVPSLLEATYSASKTALAFYTQLLREHLKITYSNVKVFELLPPLVATEMTAERNEKKISAEELVKGLIAGLKKDQYTIRVGDTKVVYLLNRLFPKFTFGLINPKKSHQFLK, from the coding sequence ATGAATTTAAAAGGAAAAAGAATTTTAATTACGGGAGGCGCTTCGGGGATAGGTTTGGAAGCAGCTAAGCAATTTTTAGCTTTAGGAGCAAAGGTTATCATTACCGGAAGAAATCAGGAGAAGTTAGATGCCGCTAAAAAATTATACCCACAATTGACGGCTATACAAAGCGATGCGGCAAATGCAGATGAAGCCCTCTTACTTTTTGATAAAGTTAAAGCAATGGGGGGTATTGATATTTTATACAATAATGCAGGAGTAGGAGTTCCTCCTTTAAATTTAGGTTTGACCAATGAAAAACATCTGGAAGGAGCTATTTATGAAATGGATGTAAATTATTTTGGAGTTATCCGTTTGAATAATCTTTTTCTGGATATGTTGAAATCTAGAAAAGAAAGTGCTATTATTAATACCTCTTCTATTTTAAGTTATGTGCCTTCATTATTGGAAGCAACTTATTCGGCTTCTAAGACGGCATTGGCATTTTACACTCAATTACTTAGAGAGCATTTAAAGATAACATACAGCAATGTGAAAGTATTTGAATTACTGCCACCATTGGTTGCTACAGAGATGACTGCAGAAAGAAATGAAAAGAAAATAAGTGCTGAAGAATTGGTAAAAGGCCTAATCGCTGGCTTAAAAAAAGACCAATATACCATTCGTGTGGGAGATACTAAAGTAGTTTATCTGTTGAATCGTCTTTTTCCAAAGTTTACTTTTGGCTTAATTAATCCAAAGAAAAGCCACCAATTTTTAAAATAA
- a CDS encoding SDR family oxidoreductase: MKTSGNTIFISGGSAGIGLAIAKKLSAAGNKIIINGRNEERLQKALKELDNAVTIQGDLSVEADRIRIAKELKEDYFGVNIIINNAGAAFGYLLSETTNAHEKAAIEMNTNYFSVIHFTELMLPHLLEKPAAAVINVSSIAVFGSHKFLPTYGATKAALHSYTVALRDTYEEVKNVQIYEVYPPLVNTEFSAEIGGANGIPASEVADELFLALEKNQFDVPVGDTKQFFQK; the protein is encoded by the coding sequence ATGAAAACATCAGGAAATACCATTTTTATAAGCGGAGGAAGCGCAGGAATTGGATTAGCAATTGCTAAAAAGTTAAGTGCAGCAGGTAACAAAATTATTATCAATGGGCGTAATGAAGAACGATTGCAAAAAGCCTTAAAAGAATTAGACAATGCTGTTACCATACAAGGAGATTTATCGGTAGAAGCAGATCGAATTCGTATTGCAAAAGAATTAAAAGAAGATTATTTTGGTGTAAATATCATCATTAATAATGCTGGAGCCGCTTTTGGATATTTGCTAAGTGAAACGACTAATGCACATGAAAAAGCAGCTATAGAAATGAATACCAATTATTTTAGTGTGATTCATTTTACGGAATTGATGTTGCCACATTTACTAGAAAAACCAGCAGCAGCAGTGATAAATGTTTCTTCTATTGCAGTTTTTGGCAGTCATAAATTTTTACCTACTTATGGCGCTACAAAGGCAGCTTTGCATAGTTATACTGTGGCTTTAAGAGATACTTATGAAGAAGTAAAAAATGTACAAATTTATGAAGTATATCCACCATTGGTAAACACAGAATTCTCAGCTGAAATAGGTGGAGCTAATGGAATTCCAGCTTCAGAAGTAGCTGATGAATTGTTTTTAGCATTGGAAAAAAATCAATTTGATGTACCGGTAGGAGATACCAAACAGTTTTTTCAAAAATAA
- a CDS encoding winged helix-turn-helix transcriptional regulator, which produces MATTKKRSECPISCSLDVWGDKWSLLIIRDLMMSKQCTYGDFLKSDEKIATNILATRLLMLEENGIISKLSHPDSKAKVLYKLTQKGIDLLPLMIEINLWADKYSELPADRKAILEEIKKDKEGFIKAQKQELKKTI; this is translated from the coding sequence ATGGCAACTACAAAAAAAAGATCCGAATGCCCAATTAGCTGCTCTCTGGACGTATGGGGAGACAAATGGTCACTACTCATTATCAGAGATTTAATGATGTCCAAACAATGCACTTATGGTGATTTTCTAAAGTCAGATGAAAAAATAGCAACCAATATTTTGGCTACTAGATTATTAATGCTCGAAGAAAATGGCATCATCAGTAAATTAAGTCATCCTGATAGTAAGGCAAAAGTCCTATACAAACTCACTCAAAAAGGAATTGATTTATTACCTTTAATGATTGAAATAAACTTATGGGCAGATAAATATTCTGAATTGCCTGCAGACAGAAAAGCGATTCTGGAAGAAATAAAAAAAGACAAAGAGGGATTTATAAAAGCTCAAAAACAAGAATTAAAGAAGACTATTTAA
- a CDS encoding alpha/beta hydrolase family protein codes for MTKFFLVLIAILASIAVTAQDITGQWNSVLKVQGTQFRLVFNVSKTDDGYSATMDSPDQNAKGIPVTKTTFENSKITFDIANAGIEYNGELKDDEIIGVFKQNGHGFPMNLSRKVIEKQILKRPQEPQKPYPYYSEEVTFQNHEAHINLAGTLTLPKKGSNFPAVILISGSGPQNRNEELLGHKPFLVIADYLTKNGIAVLRYDDRGVGQSKGNFKTATSADFATDVESAVAYLKTRKEINKIGLIGHSEGGLIAPMVANKSTDIAFIVLLAAPGIQGDQILLLQQKLIGKASGISENDLQKNELISRKTYAIVNKSNSLEQLNTDLSNYLKTVLKDNPKNEKPTAMSDDEFLKLQVSQIATPWMHYFITYNPAPALEKIKCPVLALNGEKDLQVPANENIEAIKKALAKAGNTNVTTKIFPNLNHLFQESKTGVPTEYATIEQTFSPLVLDEITKWINTQAK; via the coding sequence ATGACGAAATTTTTTTTAGTACTCATTGCAATATTAGCTTCAATTGCTGTAACAGCCCAGGACATTACAGGACAATGGAATAGTGTTTTGAAAGTGCAGGGCACACAATTTCGTCTTGTATTTAATGTATCCAAAACAGATGACGGATATAGTGCCACGATGGACAGCCCGGATCAAAATGCAAAAGGTATTCCTGTCACTAAAACCACATTTGAAAACTCAAAAATTACATTTGATATTGCAAATGCAGGAATTGAGTACAATGGAGAATTAAAAGATGATGAAATTATAGGTGTTTTTAAACAAAACGGACATGGTTTTCCTATGAATTTGTCTAGAAAAGTCATTGAAAAACAAATTTTAAAAAGACCGCAAGAACCTCAAAAACCATATCCTTATTATTCAGAAGAAGTCACGTTTCAAAACCACGAAGCTCATATTAATTTAGCAGGAACGCTAACATTACCCAAAAAAGGAAGCAACTTTCCGGCAGTTATTTTGATTTCCGGCAGTGGACCACAAAATAGAAATGAAGAATTATTAGGACACAAACCCTTTCTTGTAATTGCCGATTATTTGACTAAAAACGGAATTGCGGTACTCAGATACGATGATCGGGGCGTAGGACAATCAAAAGGAAATTTTAAAACCGCAACTTCCGCAGATTTTGCAACCGATGTCGAAAGTGCCGTTGCTTATTTGAAAACCCGAAAAGAAATCAATAAAATTGGACTGATAGGACACAGCGAAGGCGGATTAATTGCACCAATGGTTGCCAATAAATCTACAGACATTGCCTTTATTGTTTTGCTGGCTGCTCCCGGAATTCAGGGAGACCAAATCCTTTTACTGCAACAAAAACTAATTGGAAAAGCATCGGGAATTAGTGAAAATGATTTGCAAAAAAATGAATTAATCAGCAGAAAAACCTATGCCATTGTAAATAAATCAAACAGTTTGGAACAACTCAACACTGACTTGAGCAATTACCTAAAAACAGTTTTAAAAGACAATCCGAAAAACGAAAAACCAACCGCAATGAGCGATGACGAATTTCTAAAACTTCAGGTGAGTCAAATAGCAACTCCATGGATGCACTATTTTATCACATACAATCCGGCTCCTGCATTAGAAAAAATAAAATGCCCTGTTTTAGCACTAAATGGTGAAAAAGATTTACAAGTACCGGCTAACGAAAATATCGAGGCTATTAAAAAAGCATTGGCGAAAGCCGGAAATACAAATGTAACGACAAAGATTTTCCCTAACCTAAACCATTTATTTCAGGAGAGTAAAACAGGCGTACCAACTGAATATGCAACAATCGAACAAACATTTTCACCATTGGTATTAGATGAAATAACCAAATGGATTAATACGCAAGCAAAATAA
- a CDS encoding bleomycin resistance protein, giving the protein MLTDIHPKLPMRDKNSTKDFYIKKLGFEEFGNADYDFYLMIQKDQVQLHFFEFKDLNPGENYGQVYFRTDSIEELYQQFLNNNVEIHPNGRLETKHWGQKEFSILDPDNNLLTFGQNAF; this is encoded by the coding sequence ATGCTAACGGATATTCACCCTAAATTACCGATGCGGGATAAAAATAGCACCAAAGATTTTTATATAAAAAAATTGGGATTTGAAGAATTTGGAAACGCTGATTATGATTTTTACCTGATGATTCAAAAAGACCAGGTGCAGTTGCATTTCTTTGAATTTAAAGATTTGAATCCGGGTGAAAATTACGGTCAGGTTTATTTTCGCACCGATTCTATTGAAGAACTTTACCAGCAATTTTTAAATAACAATGTTGAAATTCATCCCAATGGTCGTTTAGAAACCAAACATTGGGGACAAAAGGAATTTTCAATACTCGATCCTGATAATAACTTACTTACCTTCGGTCAAAATGCATTTTGA
- a CDS encoding helix-turn-helix domain-containing protein, with protein sequence MNTLFIKNMVCNRCILVVQNEMDKLNLAVKHIKLGEVVFENELSEAQKTTIDKILSPLGFELIDDKKSRIIEKIKNTIIQLVHHQNSGLKNNLSEVLGDELQHDYNYLSNLFSEIEGTTIEKYFIAQKIERVKELLVYDQLSLSEIAYQLNYSSVAYLSNQFKKVTGLTPSYFKQIKENKRKPLDQL encoded by the coding sequence ATGAATACTCTCTTTATCAAAAATATGGTTTGCAACCGCTGTATTCTGGTGGTTCAAAATGAAATGGATAAATTAAATTTAGCTGTTAAGCATATTAAATTAGGAGAAGTTGTATTCGAAAATGAATTATCCGAAGCACAAAAAACAACCATCGATAAGATTTTAAGCCCCTTAGGATTTGAACTCATAGACGACAAAAAAAGCCGGATTATTGAGAAGATAAAAAACACCATTATCCAACTCGTACATCATCAGAACAGCGGATTAAAAAACAATTTATCGGAAGTTCTCGGCGACGAACTCCAACATGATTATAATTATTTGTCGAATCTGTTTTCGGAGATTGAGGGAACTACTATCGAAAAATACTTTATTGCACAAAAAATAGAACGGGTAAAAGAATTATTAGTTTACGACCAATTGTCTTTAAGCGAAATTGCATACCAACTCAATTATTCCAGTGTTGCATATTTGAGTAATCAATTCAAAAAAGTAACCGGACTTACTCCTTCTTATTTCAAACAAATCAAGGAAAACAAAAGAAAACCTTTGGATCAATTGTAA
- a CDS encoding heavy metal translocating P-type ATPase — MATNHQNTIKTNFPVLGMSCASCAISAESIVKPIDGVVNASVNFATATLSVEYLPNMTNHLALQKAVQSIGYDLLIENETTQQETLEAIHEKNFHLLKQKTIWAVALSLPVVAIGMFAMDIAYANEIMWLFSTPVVLWFGKDFFINAWKQIQHRSANMDTLVALSTGIAYLFSVFNMFFADFWHQRGLHAHVYFEAASVVIAFILLGKLLEEKAKGNTSSAIKKLMGLQPKTVFLILADGQQKEIAIEEVNTGDTILVKPGEKIAVDGIVLSGNSYVDESMLSGEPIPVLKTTNEKVFAGTINQKGSFQFKALKVGKETLLAQIIKMVQEAQGSKAPVQKLVDKIAGVFVPIVIGIALLTFILWLLLGGNNGIVHGLLAAVTVLVIACPCALGLATPTAIIVGVGKAAEQGILIKDAESLELAKKINAIVLDKTGTITEGKPKVTAIKWLNEDALTKQILLSIEKKSEHPLAEAVVHYFTDIKDIPLLSFESITGKGAKATYADETYFVGNTKLLTTNNISITDELQQQSNQWSNQAQTVIWFTNSTKALAVIAISDKIKETSITAIQQLKAMDVEIYMLTGDNEATAKAIAEQTGIEHYKAEVLPQHKADFVKQLQNQGKIVAMVGDGINDSTALATADVSIAMGKGSDIAMDVAKMTLISSDLMKIPQAIKLSRQTVTTIKQNLFWAFIYNLIGIPIAAGILYPINGFLLNPMIAGAAMALSSLSVVSNSLRLKWKK, encoded by the coding sequence ATGGCAACAAATCATCAAAATACAATAAAAACCAACTTTCCGGTCTTAGGAATGTCCTGTGCTTCCTGCGCCATTAGTGCCGAAAGTATCGTAAAACCCATTGACGGTGTTGTGAATGCCAGCGTCAATTTTGCCACAGCAACCCTATCGGTAGAATACCTGCCTAATATGACCAATCACTTAGCCTTGCAAAAAGCAGTGCAATCAATCGGCTATGATTTATTGATAGAAAACGAAACAACACAGCAAGAGACTCTGGAAGCAATTCACGAGAAAAATTTCCATTTGCTAAAACAAAAAACAATATGGGCAGTAGCACTATCACTTCCTGTAGTTGCCATTGGAATGTTTGCAATGGATATCGCTTACGCTAATGAAATCATGTGGTTATTTTCGACTCCTGTAGTACTTTGGTTTGGAAAAGATTTCTTTATCAATGCCTGGAAACAAATCCAACACCGCTCTGCTAATATGGATACTCTGGTGGCTTTGAGTACGGGTATTGCTTATTTATTTAGTGTATTCAACATGTTTTTTGCTGATTTCTGGCACCAAAGAGGCTTACATGCCCATGTGTATTTTGAAGCGGCTTCGGTAGTAATTGCTTTTATTCTTTTGGGAAAATTATTGGAAGAAAAAGCCAAAGGAAACACCTCATCGGCTATTAAAAAACTAATGGGATTACAACCTAAAACCGTATTTTTAATTTTGGCTGATGGGCAACAAAAAGAAATTGCGATAGAAGAAGTCAACACTGGAGATACAATTCTGGTAAAACCGGGTGAAAAAATTGCAGTTGACGGAATAGTCCTTTCGGGTAATTCTTATGTTGACGAAAGTATGCTAAGCGGTGAACCTATTCCTGTATTGAAAACAACCAACGAAAAAGTGTTTGCAGGCACGATCAATCAAAAAGGAAGTTTCCAGTTTAAAGCCTTAAAAGTGGGTAAAGAAACCCTGCTGGCTCAAATAATCAAAATGGTACAAGAGGCTCAGGGAAGTAAAGCTCCTGTGCAAAAATTAGTCGATAAAATTGCCGGTGTTTTTGTTCCAATAGTCATCGGAATCGCACTGCTTACTTTTATATTATGGCTTTTATTAGGCGGAAATAACGGCATCGTACACGGACTTTTAGCCGCAGTAACCGTATTGGTAATTGCTTGTCCCTGTGCCTTAGGTTTAGCCACTCCCACTGCTATCATTGTAGGCGTAGGCAAGGCTGCCGAACAGGGAATTTTGATTAAAGATGCAGAAAGCCTCGAATTAGCTAAAAAGATTAATGCCATCGTTTTAGACAAAACAGGAACCATCACCGAAGGCAAACCCAAAGTGACTGCTATAAAATGGCTCAATGAAGATGCGCTGACAAAGCAAATTCTGTTGAGTATCGAAAAAAAATCGGAACATCCTTTAGCAGAAGCAGTTGTCCATTATTTTACTGATATTAAAGACATTCCATTACTTTCTTTCGAAAGTATTACAGGGAAAGGAGCAAAAGCAACTTATGCTGACGAAACTTATTTTGTAGGGAATACGAAATTATTAACCACAAATAACATTAGCATTACTGACGAATTACAGCAACAAAGTAATCAATGGAGCAATCAGGCGCAAACTGTAATATGGTTTACTAATAGCACAAAAGCTCTGGCTGTAATTGCTATTTCGGACAAAATAAAGGAAACATCAATAACAGCTATTCAACAACTGAAAGCCATGGATGTAGAAATCTACATGCTTACAGGTGATAATGAAGCCACTGCTAAAGCAATAGCAGAGCAAACCGGAATTGAACATTACAAAGCAGAAGTATTACCGCAACACAAAGCCGATTTTGTCAAACAATTACAAAATCAGGGAAAAATTGTAGCCATGGTAGGCGACGGAATCAATGACAGTACCGCCCTAGCAACTGCCGATGTAAGTATTGCAATGGGAAAAGGGAGTGATATTGCCATGGACGTTGCTAAAATGACACTCATTTCGTCCGACCTGATGAAAATACCACAGGCCATCAAATTGTCCAGACAAACTGTGACAACCATTAAGCAAAACCTTTTTTGGGCATTTATATACAATTTAATCGGCATTCCTATAGCGGCAGGAATCCTCTACCCTATTAACGGTTTTTTACTGAACCCGATGATTGCCGGAGCAGCAATGGCGCTGAGTAGCCTAAGTGTGGTGAGCAACAGTTTAAGGTTAAAATGGAAAAAATAA
- a CDS encoding heavy-metal-associated domain-containing protein, whose protein sequence is MENNHKTFQFKTNINCGGCIATVTPFLNKIEGLSDWEVDTTNKDKILTVKTNTISQQQIIEAVQKAGFKIESLNN, encoded by the coding sequence ATGGAAAACAATCATAAAACATTTCAATTCAAAACTAACATTAATTGTGGTGGTTGCATAGCTACAGTTACTCCCTTTCTAAATAAAATCGAAGGTCTGTCTGATTGGGAAGTAGATACCACTAACAAAGACAAAATTCTGACTGTAAAAACAAACACAATTAGCCAACAACAAATTATAGAAGCCGTCCAAAAAGCAGGCTTTAAAATAGAATCTTTAAACAATTAA
- a CDS encoding DUF3347 domain-containing protein, whose product MKKNLLSAAILLFGYSVFAQNTNALVTNYISVKNALVSSDAKTAKQTINSLYQSIKEDDNFKQKENLLQSTGKMLKANNIEKQREAFNSVSTIVWDIVKNSEKLNHKVYYQYCPMKKSYWLSTEKEIKNPYYGAAMLNCGSVVATK is encoded by the coding sequence ATGAAAAAGAACTTATTATCAGCAGCAATACTACTGTTTGGGTATTCCGTTTTTGCTCAAAATACAAATGCCTTGGTTACTAATTACATTAGTGTAAAAAATGCCTTAGTCAGCAGCGATGCTAAAACAGCTAAACAAACTATCAATTCATTATACCAAAGCATTAAAGAGGATGACAATTTTAAACAAAAAGAAAATTTGCTACAATCTACCGGGAAAATGCTAAAAGCCAACAACATTGAGAAACAAAGAGAAGCTTTTAATTCGGTGTCAACTATAGTTTGGGACATTGTAAAAAACTCCGAAAAACTCAACCATAAAGTATATTATCAATACTGTCCTATGAAAAAATCCTATTGGTTAAGCACCGAAAAAGAAATCAAAAATCCGTATTACGGTGCTGCCATGCTGAATTGTGGTTCAGTTGTAGCAACAAAATAA
- a CDS encoding multicopper oxidase domain-containing protein — protein MDTIYSLQKQLFITALALFTAQLTFSQKVVHYDLFVKDTIVNYAGKEKRAIAVNGQIPMPTLTFTEGDTAEIVVHNQLKENTSLHWHGVFLPNKEDGVPYLTQMPIKLGETYTYRFPIIQNGTHWYHSHSGFQEQIGMYGNFIMLKKANDTTFRKGIDNLPAVPIILSEWTNLKPDNIQRMLRNANDWAAIKKGATQSYAEAIREGHFKTKLTNEWKRMLAMDVSDVYYEKILMNGNPETTLKTINGKLLKAGDKVRLRIANGGASSYFWLRYAGGKITVVANDGNDVKPVEVDRLLIAVSETYDVVITIPEDGKSYEFMATTEDRTNSSSYFIGNGIKEFVGALPRLKYFEGMKMMNDMMKMNGDLDDMGMNMSLNQMDMNVVMYPEITGETKKEKDHSQHNMNRDNEPNRYNANTLGEIKTLNYAMLESPHSTVLPKDTPVKELKFILTGNMNRYVWSMDNKILSETDKIPVKKGEILRITLYNNSMMRHPIHLHGFDFRLLNGKGDNAPLKNVLDIMPMETDTIEFLANEEGDWFFHCHILYHMMAGMNRVFEVGDYKNPRLANKKEAYKMLQKESDMPHLMATSDFASNGIDGEAMLQKSRWSLGTEWRLGYNKMHGYEVETHLGRYIGKMQWLMPFIGFDWRYRKMGIDEQESNLFKQVNKKDNRNAISLGVMYTLPMLVNFQTEIYHDGIIRLSLMREDIPVSKRLRAGFMVNTDKEYMVDLRYIITKNIGIRSHYDSDMGFGTGLSINY, from the coding sequence ATGGACACCATTTATTCATTACAAAAACAGCTCTTTATTACTGCGTTAGCATTATTTACAGCACAATTGACTTTTTCCCAAAAAGTAGTCCATTATGACTTATTCGTAAAAGATACGATTGTAAACTACGCAGGAAAAGAAAAAAGAGCTATTGCTGTAAACGGGCAAATCCCAATGCCTACGCTGACATTTACCGAAGGAGATACTGCCGAAATTGTTGTTCATAATCAACTCAAAGAAAATACATCCTTGCATTGGCACGGTGTGTTTTTGCCAAATAAAGAAGATGGTGTTCCTTACCTTACCCAAATGCCTATAAAACTAGGAGAAACCTACACGTACCGTTTTCCTATCATTCAAAACGGAACACATTGGTATCATTCGCATTCCGGATTTCAGGAGCAAATTGGTATGTATGGTAATTTTATTATGTTGAAAAAAGCAAATGATACAACTTTCCGAAAAGGCATTGACAATTTACCAGCTGTTCCGATAATTCTAAGCGAATGGACAAATCTAAAACCGGATAATATTCAGCGAATGTTGCGCAATGCCAATGACTGGGCTGCGATTAAAAAAGGTGCGACACAAAGTTATGCCGAAGCCATCAGAGAAGGTCATTTTAAAACCAAACTCACTAACGAATGGAAACGAATGTTGGCCATGGATGTGAGCGATGTCTATTACGAAAAAATATTAATGAACGGTAATCCTGAAACTACTTTAAAAACTATCAACGGAAAATTGCTTAAAGCGGGTGATAAAGTAAGACTGCGTATTGCTAACGGAGGTGCTTCGTCTTATTTCTGGCTTCGTTATGCTGGTGGAAAAATAACGGTAGTTGCTAATGATGGAAATGATGTTAAACCCGTTGAAGTTGACCGATTGCTTATTGCTGTTTCAGAAACTTATGACGTAGTTATTACTATTCCTGAAGATGGAAAATCCTATGAATTTATGGCTACCACCGAAGACCGCACCAACTCGTCGAGTTATTTTATAGGAAACGGAATTAAGGAGTTCGTGGGAGCTTTGCCTCGTCTCAAATACTTTGAAGGGATGAAGATGATGAACGACATGATGAAAATGAACGGAGATCTTGATGATATGGGAATGAATATGAGTCTCAATCAAATGGATATGAATGTAGTGATGTATCCCGAAATTACAGGAGAAACTAAAAAAGAAAAAGACCACAGCCAGCACAATATGAATAGGGACAACGAGCCCAACCGTTACAACGCGAATACTTTAGGCGAAATCAAAACCTTAAACTACGCCATGTTAGAATCACCACATTCTACTGTACTTCCAAAAGATACTCCGGTTAAAGAACTTAAATTTATCCTTACAGGAAATATGAATCGGTATGTGTGGAGTATGGATAATAAAATCCTTTCTGAAACCGATAAAATTCCTGTAAAAAAAGGCGAAATACTCCGGATTACACTCTACAACAATTCGATGATGCGCCATCCTATCCATTTACACGGTTTTGATTTTAGACTTTTAAACGGTAAAGGCGATAATGCACCGCTAAAAAATGTATTAGACATCATGCCAATGGAAACAGACACTATCGAATTTCTGGCTAATGAAGAAGGCGATTGGTTTTTTCATTGTCACATTTTGTATCACATGATGGCGGGAATGAACAGAGTGTTTGAAGTAGGTGATTATAAAAATCCGAGATTAGCTAATAAAAAAGAAGCTTATAAAATGTTGCAAAAAGAAAGTGACATGCCACATTTAATGGCAACAAGCGATTTTGCCAGCAATGGCATCGACGGAGAAGCAATGCTCCAAAAATCACGATGGAGTCTAGGTACCGAATGGCGCTTAGGTTACAACAAAATGCACGGTTACGAAGTAGAAACACATCTGGGAAGATACATTGGAAAAATGCAGTGGCTAATGCCTTTCATCGGTTTTGACTGGCGTTACCGCAAAATGGGAATCGATGAACAAGAAAGCAATTTATTTAAACAAGTCAACAAAAAAGACAATCGAAATGCTATAAGTCTGGGAGTTATGTACACACTTCCAATGCTAGTAAACTTTCAAACTGAAATTTACCATGATGGAATAATCCGTCTTTCCTTAATGCGCGAAGACATTCCGGTTTCCAAAAGATTAAGAGCCGGTTTTATGGTAAACACCGACAAAGAATACATGGTTGATTTACGCTATATAATCACCAAAAACATCGGTATTCGTTCGCATTACGACAGCGACATGGGATTTGGTACAGGATTATCTATAAATTATTAA